Below is a window of Drosophila nasuta strain 15112-1781.00 chromosome X, ASM2355853v1, whole genome shotgun sequence DNA.
gaatgttaaataatttatttttattgaaaaatctTGTCGTAAGATCTTTCATAGTTCACAAGtactattttttatatatttaggtaaagcaataaatataattgacgAAATAAgccataaaatatgaatttatatattttgactatttatttatttaagtaatttaattgaaattgtcttATTTTTAATGTCAATTTGTTGTGTTGGTTTTTGGATTGTGAAGCAAATCACTAATAAATTAACTACATTTTTCAAAGTACTTCTTAATctctaaaattttatttaatgaaacaatttatgaataaattaaCTACATGAATCCATAATATTAGATTTTATGAATGTAATTTATGATTTAGTTATGTTTTGGATTCATTTTTGTAATGATGttcttaattatttaattgaattcatatATCTGATTGAGGAAATTACCATTTATACCATCAAACATTACTTGGACCAGTTAGGCGAACAATTTGTGACATGGACTGATGCATGAAATACATAAGATATACGATTTGTAAACTGTTACTCAATGCAATGAAAGGTGCATTGAAGCGAGGGCAGTTAGAGTAAAGGAGGCGTGGCTCATACGCCCACACGCGACTAAGCGGAAAACAAATTGACAATCAGTTGAAACGTTCAATTGAAATGGATCGATGGCacttaattgaattgatgGATATAAAAGTCAGTTGACTTCTGGTCGCAATTTTAGTGTAACGTCGGAGACATTAAACATAATATGCGACCTCCTGCCCTGCTGCTCATTACACTGTGTGCCTGCTCCTGCACCTGGCGTTGCAATGCCAGACCAAAGggaatgcaaatgcaatcacAATACCTTCGGGCGATCACCACATATCGGAGATTGGAACGTAGTCTGCCGCCGCAGGAGCTGCGCGCATTAACTGCGCTGGGATTATTGAATGGTGCTCGTCAGGCCGAGGAACAAATGGAGCAGCATCTGGTGCAAGAGATCAAGGAACTGCTGCAAGAGACCGATCTGCAGCAGGGCAATCAAGTCATGCTAAAGATCGATGAGATCGAGCAGGAATTGATGCGAGATAAGCGTGCTCTGAATATTCTCAGCAGCGCTGTCGATGTCCTGGGCACCACTAAGAATGAGCAACAGTTTCGCCAGGATCTGCGCAGTATCTTGGAACAGGAACGTTCTGAATttcagcagcatcagcagtcACATAATTCGATAGATCAGCTGCAACTCGGTGAACGATTGGGGCAATTGCGTCTGCATATACTCGAGCAGATTCCACAGATGAAGAACACGTTGGAGAGCAAAATCGAAGCGGCTTTGGAGCAGATTCTGAAGCAGGCAACAGTTGATGGACCCTTGGCCAAGGCTAGCTTAAAGGTGCTGCACAAACGAGCTGCAGAGCCAGAGCAGACAGAAGAAAAGCCTGTGGAAAGACCCAAGGAAATTCATGTGATTAAATCTATTCTGTCGGAGGTAAGTTTTAAAGAAGTAGTAATAGCTTACAGCAAATTTGAGGTTACAAAATCTTACCAACAGGACGACTTTCGAGAGAATCTAGTGGAACAACAGTTCGAGGGCAGTGAGAATAGCAATAAACAGTTGCAGCCAAAAGATGAAATTGATGAGGCGGCTTTGGATATTGATGTGAGTAGCAGATGAAATGATTCATATCTCATTGGTGTGACTAACACTTTGTTTAGCTtttagtttataaatatatgttttttgaTTGAACactttattataaaatgtgaagtgatatttaaaagtatacaCACGTGCAGGTCAACAGGTGTTTTCTATTTAAACAGATTAACTAAGCGAAAGCAATGTGCaagaaacataaaatataattataaatctataaaaatatgaataattaaagttttagaaaagtaaaaataatttttaaaaaacacaattaTCCTTTTCTTATGTTTGGAAGTCTACTCCTTAatagttaatttattttattccatcaaacacaaaacaaaagttacAAACTAGTACAAATATAAGTACAAACATTTGTTTCGGAGCAAATAGACCTTCAAGAGGacaaacatattttttctatttttttctatattttgtgatcgttttattttatttaacacattgaaattttatttattctattttaagAAAGTAAGAAATGGgtgttttttttcatttttgtttataacttttacttaatgtattttttacaaattaatttaagtaaatCATCTGAAATAGTATACCTTAAATGCCAAAAAACCTTTACCCAAAACAACTTCCTGGCCTTAGGGATTAATGTTTCATTCCATTATTGGAAAGAGTTAAGAAAGTTTTCATTAATGCGCCTTCAAAAGTCGCAAAACATTACAGCCAAACCGATGCCGCAAACTCATGGCAAGCAGGAGGATGGAGATGGTTTCGATGACGAAGGCGATGCTGGCGGAGCTGatgcaggaggaggaggaggcggcggGCTTGTGGGCATCATTGGCAGCTTAAGTGGCGTGAGTGGCAATAGTCAAAGCTTGAACGAATATCTAtggaatattaatattatgcaGCTTGCAGGGCGAAGGCGGTTCGGATGTTGGCGCATTAATCGGTGCACTTACGGGTCTCATCTCATCGCTGTTTGGCGTAAGTTTTCAttgcttgatttattttttttttttaactaatcTAATTTTCTTCTTACTTAGCCTGGTGGTCTGGACATTGAGTCCCTGATTAGCACCTCAACCTCATTGCTGGCGGGTTTGTTATCAGGCAACAAGAATTTTGGCGTCGTTCTTGGCCAATATGTGGGCACCGCCTTCGATGGATTATCTGGCGGCGGCGGAGCGGTAGGATTTTTAATTGgtaaacattttttgattACTCTATTAATGGATTTcccttttttatttgcaggtGAACAATGGACAGTTTCTTGGCCACTTTCTGGGCACTGTGTTGGCTGCACTTAGCGCTgtacttaatttttatatattacatatttcaTTACCTTTCATCCAAACTTATGCTAACTGTGTTACTAACCTTAAACTTCGTTTAACTTTTCGACTATCtgcttaaataatatatattgatgtttctatttcttttaGGATCCCGAAGATGAGGGTCCGCCGCAACCTTTGACATTCGCCAAGAGCTTTCTGAGCGGTTTCACCGAGTCAAAGTTTCGCCCCAACTCAGCTGAGGCGTCAGAGGAGCGTCACGGCAGCACGGAATTATCGTttcaaaagaagaaaaaggaTGCTAGCGGCCATTCCTTTGATTCTGGTGGATTTGTCAAGCAAATTGCATCGCATTTAGTGAGCAGCGCACTGGGATTGCTGCTAAATGCATCGCTGGGAGCATCTGGCGGTGCTTCGCATGCCTCCGCTGGTTTATTCACGAGCAGCAGCCATCACATGAAATCAGTCACGGGCAGATCGTGGTcaccacagccacagccacagacaCAGCAGACTTATGGATATTAACCACTAACTAGCAActaaaatattgattatttttttttctttttttttaataagttatAATTGGTAGAATAAAAAACTGACTCTTCTTTCAAGtattgcatatatgtatgtatttatatatttatatgattatCTATGCTGTGGGTGCAAACCGCTTTAAGAAAGCGTAAAAACAAAAGGTCTTCATAGCGTTGTTGACCCGACTCTTTGGCTCTTTATGGTCATAGCGAGTGCGTAAGCAGTGAAAATCGGAAGCTTTGTAGTCGAGTAGGTAGTTAACCAGTTGAGCGAATAGCGAGCGGATGATGCAAGACGCCTTTGTGCCCCCGTCGCTTAATGCGGTCTACCTTAGATGCAAAGTTACGCTCAAGTAAACAAACAGCGTGTGTACGAAGAAGTAAGATTCATTATTTAAACGGCGAGTAATTAAGAAAGAGATGaaaatgccaatgccaaaatGGTCAGGTCAAAGTCAACGTGACTtaatgagtatgagtatgagtttGAGTATGGCAAATGAGTGGATTCACTTTCagcaatgcagctgcagtttTCACTCACAATTGCTGGTTGATAATTGGCTTATGCAAAGTTTAGtactgaaaattgaaatattggaatttatgttaaaaagtatttgcttgaaatttgattttataagACTTCGTTGATTTCACCTGTAAAACtagttattaaaatttagcAGAGAAATTAACAACTGCAAAAGGTAAAGTTAAAGTGTGAATAAGTTATGAAAAGCACGTTTCAAAAGTGAAATTCATGCGAAAATTTGTGTGAGATGTTGTAAGAAAATTctaaaacgaaaacaatatGAAACCGTTTTAAGGATTTTGTGGTCATTTAAATGGTACTTTGGTTTTTGAGGGCCAACATAAATGTGGGTCATAGCCAAACAGTCTGTTGCAGGCAGGCAAGCAGCAGGCTACTGTGATTTATGGGAACGTAATACTCAGAGTTTGTACGATGTTTTATATAGCAGAGTATATATGACGGCAGTCGGCAGTAGCGGCAGCAGCGTTGTCATAAATCAGCCAAAAGTCAAATTTCATCTACTGTCGCAGATATTAACCGATGGCGATGTCCGATTGCCGACGTCATTGTTCCGTTTCATTCGTTTTCCACTGTCAttcgcactcacacatacgTATATGGTCTTCTTCGCTCTTCgtttcatttgctttgttttgtttagcGGAGCGCATATTTTGTCACTTTCTACTCATTGCAAGTTACATATGGTACAAAGTGtaccagtgtgtgtgtgtgctgactAAGTGTGGAGGACAGGGTGGGGCATCAAGGGGAGCTGAACTTTATCACCAtgctttttactttttattttgtgctttattcgagtacatatatgtacgtatcgcatatacatatgtatgtttgtatttatttttggattttctGTCTGTTGCGCACTGCTTTGAAAGCTGTTTCAGTTATGCGTGAGTCTTTCACAAGACCAAGTGACACTTCGGGACAGTGTATcgttgtttattttcatttcgtatGTGTTAATGTCCATTTTTttacatcttttttttttttgggcgtCTGACCACCTAATTTGTTAATATGTAAAgaccatatttttttttgtagtgcAAAAGTAATTCGTGAATACCGgctgatttttgttttattgtgtgtacttctttttttcttcgctTGATATATTGGGTGCATTGCCGCTAACAGTTTTCTGTGACAAACATCGGTGagtacacatatacatacatacatacatacatacaaaacgTATGCATATAAGATAATTTGATTATATGTCGAATCATTCAAAAAGTCGCAATGACagaaacaaaagacttaagcAACAAACCTGCTAAATGGCAAAGCTGCGGCACAAGGTTAATATACATAGTATGGGCAAAGTTTGCATCGATCACCGccacagcacacaacacacaacacacagcaccTACCACAACAAATGACGCTTTCGACgcattgcaaaatgcaaaacacacaaacacatgggATATTAGGCATTTGCTATAATTATACaccgtctgtgtgtgtgtgtgatcgTATATAGGACAAACGGACTTTGATTAGCATAGATTTACTAACAATTCATGCAACTGTTTAAACATCCAGTTAGGCCAAGTCAACTGCTAATAAAACCATATAAAAAACACTTTCATTACCGCCGCCAAATATATTTCCGAATGATTAGCTTATGTACTCGaatgtttatatataaaatgaacaaataaatttctatgATCAACTTATGTACTCTTTTCCTcgaataacaataaatttctttaatcaACTTATGTATTCCaatgtttatatatgaaataaaccATTTCCtctattaacaataaatttacaacCAATGTATTTTCACAATAATTGAGATGGAATTCTccttaatgaaatttttata
It encodes the following:
- the LOC132795501 gene encoding keratin, type I cytoskeletal 10, whose product is MRPPALLLITLCACSCTWRCNARPKGMQMQSQYLRAITTYRRLERSLPPQELRALTALGLLNGARQAEEQMEQHLVQEIKELLQETDLQQGNQVMLKIDEIEQELMRDKRALNILSSAVDVLGTTKNEQQFRQDLRSILEQERSEFQQHQQSHNSIDQLQLGERLGQLRLHILEQIPQMKNTLESKIEAALEQILKQATVDGPLAKASLKVLHKRAAEPEQTEEKPVERPKEIHVIKSILSEDDFRENLVEQQFEGSENSNKQLQPKDEIDEAALDIDSQNITAKPMPQTHGKQEDGDGFDDEGDAGGADAGGGGGGGLVGIIGSLSGGEGGSDVGALIGALTGLISSLFGPGGLDIESLISTSTSLLAGLLSGNKNFGVVLGQYVGTAFDGLSGGGGAVNNGQFLGHFLGTVLAALSADPEDEGPPQPLTFAKSFLSGFTESKFRPNSAEASEERHGSTELSFQKKKKDASGHSFDSGGFVKQIASHLVSSALGLLLNASLGASGGASHASAGLFTSSSHHMKSVTGRSWSPQPQPQTQQTYGY